Proteins from a genomic interval of Hyalangium ruber:
- a CDS encoding tetratricopeptide repeat protein: protein MKVSCPSCQTNYNIDDKRIPPGGAKLKCARCQNTFPIRPASEGVATPVAIPLPGAAAPQTAIPLPGAAAPQTAIPLPGAAAPQTAIPLPGAAAAIPLPPAPASGAIPLPPAPASDPFGDYDSGDYSHRDESESTRVVALSSLPTAAFRDAPPSAPPAPAYGNNDMLGTARDFDFSEEPPPPADSFGQDPNALQGQAGPFASYDAGQAAIPLPGTAYPQDPGNAIPLPGAADPNDPFALPPPSGNYDDASAYTQVSAPPTEDPFALPPPPAGPDADPFALPPPEDPFALPPPPADPQGDAFAMSPPMEQGGFDLPEMGAPSAQEPMAFAPPPQAASSEEDPFAVDLSDPPPAAPAQDFNLDFSEQPPQQAAPPAAPAPLNVGTDFGDVSFDDPLPPASAAPSMGDSLEFDPTAAPKPSAGDDLEVDLSAPLPPPPTSGAADGLEMLSFIDDAAKDNGAKGATKAKRFHVRRRSGKVFGPFEEGVIVKMLEDGQLLGNEDVSTDSENWTPIGTVPSFATAIQKLMEGPASKTGLPAVAPSADAPQAQQAQAAAPAANLDRMKQLYEGRMAAISVVDRSGAYEKWRKRMPFLIGGGVALVLVLIGLSFGLTKYGIFGMRKFFPARVAAGTPAAADVKSAQDALLEDTFSGYQQARDLTAKVLAAKEYPEVRALWCQSIFYLQRRYAAADQKDIARCQAAKEDFELLGTKNPAALKAFAGSALARRQADEVLTELRDAYNHEANASDLEVAFLLAEAHGLKRQEKDAISTLDRVLKTRKDSAKALHMLGNLHRDAGRADEAAKAYEAALQANPTHVVSAVELAAVELLVRKGDAAKSLAAVEKALDEKAMQELGPAEVARARSLKGVALAALFKFKEAETELKAALEKDPNSIFVKATLARVLRANRDFAGALPLYEAAVKEEAGNLDYTEGFITSLVMTGKMGDAHKAVEAANGRFPNEPRIALLFGRIDDARDQIAAAEGHYQRALKADPNLFEANLYLGRFYLRLRRGADARLQLEEAAKKAPDNAGVRAGLGELALAENNVRLAEEEFKKSAELNPSLADAYLGLSRVALLNGDLEKAKTDSNKALELDPHLLKDGRLQRGTVLWRLGQLDEAVTELEKAKEEDPRSINIPITLGAVLYEKGDLAGAEKNLMLAIGREPSNHEAIYYVAMVKAKRAEYTGAIDQMKLAVEKAPQRADYHYALGEIYRKAERIAEAIEEWKETIKRDPAHADAYEALGRAYLDAGKVDEAIPAFDSTLAVDPKRKRVLGAIGDAYFTAGRWDEAIKRYEKALKEAPELTYVYYKIGRAWSEREQHTRAIDWYKKAIAAEPDNAQAHYYLGFAYKDKYKKKEAAESFKKYLELKPNAEDKQEIEDEIAALE from the coding sequence ATGAAAGTCTCGTGCCCGTCTTGCCAGACGAACTACAACATCGATGACAAGCGGATCCCGCCCGGGGGTGCGAAGCTGAAGTGCGCCCGGTGCCAGAACACCTTCCCCATCCGCCCAGCCTCGGAAGGGGTGGCGACGCCGGTCGCCATTCCGCTGCCTGGCGCCGCCGCTCCCCAGACCGCCATTCCGCTGCCTGGCGCCGCCGCGCCCCAGACCGCCATCCCGCTGCCGGGTGCCGCCGCTCCCCAGACCGCCATTCCGCTGCCGGGTGCCGCCGCTGCCATCCCGTTGCCGCCCGCGCCGGCCTCGGGTGCCATTCCGTTGCCGCCCGCGCCGGCCTCGGATCCGTTCGGCGACTACGACAGCGGGGACTACTCCCACCGCGATGAGTCGGAGTCCACCCGCGTGGTGGCGCTGTCTTCGCTGCCCACCGCCGCGTTTCGGGATGCCCCTCCGTCCGCGCCGCCCGCGCCGGCCTACGGCAACAACGACATGCTCGGCACCGCCCGGGACTTCGACTTCTCCGAGGAGCCCCCGCCGCCCGCCGATTCCTTCGGGCAGGACCCGAACGCCCTGCAGGGCCAGGCCGGCCCGTTCGCCTCGTACGATGCCGGGCAGGCCGCCATCCCCCTGCCGGGCACCGCCTACCCGCAGGACCCGGGCAACGCCATCCCCCTGCCCGGCGCCGCGGATCCGAATGATCCGTTCGCCCTCCCGCCGCCGTCCGGCAACTATGACGATGCCTCGGCCTATACCCAGGTGAGCGCGCCGCCCACGGAGGATCCGTTCGCCCTCCCGCCGCCGCCCGCCGGCCCCGACGCGGACCCCTTCGCGCTGCCGCCGCCCGAGGATCCGTTCGCCCTCCCGCCGCCGCCGGCCGATCCCCAGGGCGATGCCTTCGCCATGTCTCCGCCCATGGAGCAGGGCGGCTTCGATCTGCCGGAGATGGGCGCGCCGTCCGCGCAGGAGCCCATGGCCTTCGCGCCTCCGCCCCAGGCCGCTTCCTCCGAAGAGGATCCGTTCGCCGTCGACCTCTCGGATCCGCCCCCGGCCGCGCCCGCGCAGGACTTCAACCTCGACTTCAGCGAGCAGCCCCCTCAGCAGGCCGCGCCTCCGGCCGCGCCGGCGCCCCTCAACGTGGGCACCGACTTCGGGGACGTGAGCTTCGATGATCCGCTCCCTCCGGCGAGCGCCGCTCCGTCCATGGGCGACTCGCTCGAGTTCGACCCGACAGCCGCGCCGAAGCCCTCGGCGGGGGACGATCTCGAAGTGGACCTCTCCGCTCCCCTGCCGCCCCCGCCCACCTCGGGCGCCGCGGACGGCCTGGAGATGCTCAGCTTCATCGACGACGCCGCCAAGGACAACGGCGCCAAGGGCGCCACCAAGGCCAAGCGCTTCCACGTCCGCCGCCGCTCGGGCAAGGTCTTCGGCCCGTTCGAAGAGGGCGTCATCGTCAAGATGCTCGAGGACGGCCAGCTGCTGGGCAACGAGGACGTCTCCACGGACTCGGAGAACTGGACGCCCATCGGCACGGTGCCCTCCTTCGCCACCGCCATCCAGAAGCTGATGGAGGGCCCTGCCTCGAAGACGGGGCTGCCCGCCGTGGCCCCCAGCGCCGATGCGCCCCAGGCGCAGCAGGCGCAGGCGGCCGCTCCCGCCGCCAACCTGGATCGGATGAAGCAGCTGTACGAGGGCCGCATGGCCGCGATCTCCGTCGTGGATCGCAGCGGTGCCTATGAGAAGTGGCGCAAGCGCATGCCGTTCCTCATCGGCGGAGGCGTGGCGCTGGTCTTGGTCCTCATCGGCCTGAGCTTCGGCCTGACGAAGTACGGCATCTTCGGCATGCGCAAGTTCTTCCCCGCGCGCGTGGCGGCCGGCACTCCCGCCGCCGCGGACGTGAAGAGCGCGCAGGATGCGCTCCTGGAGGACACCTTCAGCGGCTACCAGCAGGCGCGGGATCTGACCGCCAAGGTGCTCGCGGCCAAGGAGTACCCCGAGGTCCGCGCGCTCTGGTGCCAGTCCATCTTCTATCTGCAGCGCCGCTACGCCGCCGCGGACCAGAAGGACATCGCCCGCTGCCAGGCGGCCAAGGAGGACTTCGAGCTGCTGGGCACCAAGAACCCCGCGGCGCTCAAGGCCTTCGCGGGCTCGGCCCTGGCCCGTCGCCAGGCGGACGAGGTGCTCACCGAGCTGAGGGACGCCTACAACCACGAGGCCAATGCGAGCGACCTGGAGGTGGCCTTCCTGCTGGCCGAGGCTCATGGCCTCAAGCGCCAGGAGAAGGACGCCATCTCCACGCTGGACCGGGTGCTCAAGACGCGCAAGGACTCGGCCAAGGCGCTGCACATGCTGGGCAACCTGCACCGGGACGCCGGCCGCGCGGACGAGGCCGCCAAGGCGTACGAGGCGGCGCTCCAGGCAAACCCCACGCACGTCGTCTCCGCGGTGGAGCTGGCGGCGGTGGAGCTGCTGGTGCGCAAGGGCGACGCCGCCAAGAGCCTGGCCGCCGTGGAGAAGGCGCTGGACGAGAAGGCCATGCAGGAGCTGGGGCCGGCGGAAGTGGCCCGCGCCCGCAGCCTCAAGGGCGTGGCGCTCGCCGCCCTGTTCAAGTTCAAGGAGGCCGAGACGGAGCTGAAGGCCGCCCTCGAGAAGGACCCGAACTCCATCTTCGTCAAGGCGACGCTGGCCCGCGTGCTGCGCGCCAACCGCGACTTCGCCGGCGCCCTGCCGCTCTACGAGGCCGCGGTGAAGGAGGAGGCCGGCAACCTCGACTACACCGAGGGCTTCATCACCTCGCTGGTGATGACGGGCAAGATGGGCGACGCGCACAAGGCGGTGGAAGCCGCCAACGGCCGCTTCCCCAACGAGCCGCGCATCGCCCTGCTCTTCGGCCGCATCGACGACGCGCGTGACCAGATTGCCGCCGCCGAGGGCCACTACCAGCGCGCGCTGAAGGCGGACCCCAACCTCTTCGAGGCCAACCTCTACCTGGGCCGCTTCTACCTGCGCCTGCGCCGCGGGGCCGATGCCCGCTTGCAGCTCGAGGAGGCCGCCAAGAAGGCGCCGGACAACGCGGGCGTTCGCGCCGGCCTGGGCGAGTTGGCCCTGGCGGAGAACAACGTGCGTCTGGCCGAGGAGGAGTTCAAGAAGTCCGCCGAGCTCAACCCCAGCCTCGCCGACGCCTACCTGGGCCTGTCCCGCGTGGCGCTGCTCAACGGGGACCTGGAGAAGGCCAAGACCGACTCCAACAAGGCCCTGGAGCTGGACCCGCACCTGCTCAAGGACGGGCGCCTGCAGCGCGGCACCGTGCTGTGGCGGCTGGGTCAGCTCGACGAGGCCGTCACCGAGCTGGAGAAGGCCAAGGAGGAGGATCCGCGCTCCATCAACATCCCCATCACCCTGGGCGCGGTGCTCTACGAGAAGGGCGACCTGGCCGGCGCGGAGAAGAACCTCATGCTCGCCATCGGCCGCGAGCCCTCCAACCACGAGGCCATCTATTACGTGGCCATGGTGAAGGCGAAGCGCGCCGAGTACACCGGCGCCATCGACCAGATGAAGCTGGCGGTGGAGAAGGCTCCGCAGCGCGCCGACTACCACTACGCCCTGGGCGAGATCTACCGGAAGGCCGAGCGCATCGCCGAGGCCATCGAGGAGTGGAAGGAGACGATCAAGCGCGATCCGGCTCACGCCGATGCCTACGAGGCGCTGGGCCGCGCTTACCTGGACGCCGGCAAGGTGGACGAGGCGATTCCCGCCTTCGACTCCACCCTGGCGGTGGACCCCAAGCGCAAGCGGGTGCTCGGCGCCATTGGCGATGCGTACTTCACCGCCGGCCGCTGGGACGAGGCCATCAAGCGCTACGAGAAGGCGCTCAAGGAGGCCCCGGAGCTCACCTACGTCTATTACAAGATTGGCCGTGCCTGGTCCGAGCGCGAGCAGCACACCCGCGCCATCGACTGGTACAAGAAGGCCATCGCGG